In a genomic window of Bicyclus anynana chromosome 5, ilBicAnyn1.1, whole genome shotgun sequence:
- the LOC112049395 gene encoding ribosomal protein S6 kinase beta-2 isoform X1, whose protein sequence is MSSYMAGVFDLDLDVDTVTVGDSDEDDIIEIDEVDYDPELHVNSIVDAEGSETILLSEDNVNPGQCKRLGPQDFELRKVLGKGGYGKVFQVRKITGQDAGQHFAMKVLKKASIVRNQKDTAHTKAERNILEAVKHPFIVELVYAFQTGGKLYLILEYLSGGELFMHLEREGIFLEDTACFYLSEIILALEHLHSLGIIYRDLKPENVLLDAQGHVKLTDFGLCKEHIQEGIVTHTFCGTIEYMAPEILTRSGHGKAVDWWSLGALMYDMLIGQPPFTGDNRTKTIEKILKGKLMLPAYLTHDARELIRRLMKRSETQRLGATGAAAVRGHSFFKHVHWDEVFARRLEPPIKPRLTSDDDVSQFDTRFTLQTPIDSPDESTLSASANLMFQGFTYVAPSVMDEIHKPRVITARSPRRPRPHHHHAFAPPSAAHAHPQQEDLMDVQGLPI, encoded by the exons ATGTCATCGTATATGGCAGGTGTTTTCGATTTAGATTTAGATGTGGATACTGTTACAGTCGGAGATTCGGATGAAGACGACATCATAGAAATAGACGAG GTTGATTATGATCCAGAACTTCATGTCAATAGTATTGTAGA tgcTGAAGGCTCTGAGACCATACTGCTTTCTGAAGATAACGTAAACCCTGGCCAGTGCAAAAGGCTTGGCCCTCAAGATTTTGAATTGAGAAAGGTCTTAGGAAAAGGTGGATATGGCAAAGTGTTCCAAGTCCGTAAGATCACAGGCCAAGATGCAGGCCAGCATTTTGCGATGAAGGTCCTAAAAAAAGCTTCCATTGTTCGCAATCAAAAGGACACTGCTCATACAAAAGCTGAAAGGAATATTTTGGAAGCAGTTAAG CATCCCTTCATAGTTGAATTAGTATATGCTTTCCAAACTGggggtaaattatatttaattttagaatatttaaGTGGAGGAGAATTATTTATGCACCTTGAGAGAGAAGGTATTTTCCTTGAGGACACAGCATG CTTCTACTTGTCAGAAATAATTCTGGCGTTGGAACATTTACATAGTTTAGGGATAATTTATCGAGATCTAAAACCTGAAAATGTCCTCCTAGATGCACAAGGACATGTAAAATTAACAGATTTTGGTTTATGTAAAGAGCACATTCAGGAAGGTATAGTCACACACACATTTTGTGGGACCATTGAGTAtat GGCACCAGAAATTTTGACTCGAAGTGGTCATGGCAAAGCAGTAGATTGGTGGAGCCTTGGTGCATTGATGTATGACATGTTGATTGGGCAG CCACCGTTCACTGGAGACAACCGTACAAAAACTATTGAGAAAATACTGAAAGGAAAACTAATGTTACCGGCCTACCTCACACACGACGCCCGGGAGCTCATACGGCGTCTAATGAAGCGCTCGGAGACGCAACGCTTGGGCGCCACGGGCGCGGCCGCCGTCCGTGGCCATTCCTTCTTCAAACATGTCCACTGGGACGAAGTCTTCGCGCGTCGATTAGAGCCTCCTATCAAACCACGATTG acaagCGACGATGACGTTTCCCAATTTGACACAAGATTCACTCTACAAACACCAATTGATTCGCCAGATGAGTCAACACTCAGTGCAAGCGCCAACTTAATGTTCCAG GGCTTCACGTACGTGGCGCCGTCAGTGATGGACGAGATCCACAAGCCGCGCGTGATCACGGCGCGCTCGCCGCGTCGCCCGCGCCCGCACCACCACCACGCGTTCGCGCCGCCCTCCGCCGCGCACGCGCACCCGCAACAGGAAGACCTCATGGATGTACAAGGTTTACCTATTTA G
- the LOC112049397 gene encoding RPA-interacting protein produces the protein MESTKVCSSPTYKNLKLKQVQSPKELKEKLRKDYKSKVQNCRNMLMNRFRSTAGETELRSTLTNIYNDIFQDSNIESLKSEILLDSEEMKILEEIKQELIQEELDWCIEEYETSQMDNVDWSLLQDENIICPICQKYNFTLSNNILSCSFCNVKVTTDKSLKDIKKVIFDSLDKHSTTCNVTVQFSAVCELNETHIYLICESCMDMKLIV, from the exons ATGGAATCAACTAAAGTTTGCTCTTCCCCTACctataaaaatcttaaattaaaacaagttCAGTCACCAAAGGAACTgaaagaaaaattaagaaag gaTTATAAGAGTAAGGTACAAAATTGTCGCAATATGCTGATGAATAGATTTCGTAGCACAGCAGGAGAGACAGAACTTCGGAGTACTTTAACAAACATTTACAATGACATATTTCAAGATTCCAACATTGAAAGTTTAAAAAGTGAGATTTTATTAGATAGTgaagaaatgaaaatattagaagaaATTAAACAAGAATTAATACAAGAAGAACTtgattg GTGTATTGAAGAATATGAAACATCACAAATGGATAATGTAGATTGGTCTTTGCTCCaagatgaaaatattatttgtccAATATGccagaaatataattttactctaagcaataatatattatcttgTTCATTTTGCAATGTAAAAGTTACAACTGACAAATCATTAAAGGACATTAAAAAGGTAATTTTTGATAGTTTAGACAAACATAGTACCACATGCAATGTCACTGTACAGTTTTCAGCAGTTTGTGAACTAAATGAGActcacatttatttaatttgtgaaAGTTGTATGGATATGAagttaattgtttaa
- the LOC112049395 gene encoding ribosomal protein S6 kinase beta-2 isoform X2: MSSYMAGVFDLDLDVDTVTVGDSDEDDIIEIDEVDYDPELHVNSIVDAEGSETILLSEDNVNPGQCKRLGPQDFELRKVLGKGGYGKVFQVRKITGQDAGQHFAMKVLKKASIVRNQKDTAHTKAERNILEAVKHPFIVELVYAFQTGGKLYLILEYLSGGELFMHLEREGIFLEDTACFYLSEIILALEHLHSLGIIYRDLKPENVLLDAQGHVKLTDFGLCKEHIQEGIVTHTFCGTIEYMAPEILTRSGHGKAVDWWSLGALMYDMLIGQPPFTGDNRTKTIEKILKGKLMLPAYLTHDARELIRRLMKRSETQRLGATGAAAVRGHSFFKHVHWDEVFARRLEPPIKPRLTSDDDVSQFDTRFTLQTPIDSPDESTLSASANLMFQGFTYVAPSVMDEIHKPRVITARSPRRPRPHHHHAFAPPSAAHAHPQQEDLMDVQGLE, from the exons ATGTCATCGTATATGGCAGGTGTTTTCGATTTAGATTTAGATGTGGATACTGTTACAGTCGGAGATTCGGATGAAGACGACATCATAGAAATAGACGAG GTTGATTATGATCCAGAACTTCATGTCAATAGTATTGTAGA tgcTGAAGGCTCTGAGACCATACTGCTTTCTGAAGATAACGTAAACCCTGGCCAGTGCAAAAGGCTTGGCCCTCAAGATTTTGAATTGAGAAAGGTCTTAGGAAAAGGTGGATATGGCAAAGTGTTCCAAGTCCGTAAGATCACAGGCCAAGATGCAGGCCAGCATTTTGCGATGAAGGTCCTAAAAAAAGCTTCCATTGTTCGCAATCAAAAGGACACTGCTCATACAAAAGCTGAAAGGAATATTTTGGAAGCAGTTAAG CATCCCTTCATAGTTGAATTAGTATATGCTTTCCAAACTGggggtaaattatatttaattttagaatatttaaGTGGAGGAGAATTATTTATGCACCTTGAGAGAGAAGGTATTTTCCTTGAGGACACAGCATG CTTCTACTTGTCAGAAATAATTCTGGCGTTGGAACATTTACATAGTTTAGGGATAATTTATCGAGATCTAAAACCTGAAAATGTCCTCCTAGATGCACAAGGACATGTAAAATTAACAGATTTTGGTTTATGTAAAGAGCACATTCAGGAAGGTATAGTCACACACACATTTTGTGGGACCATTGAGTAtat GGCACCAGAAATTTTGACTCGAAGTGGTCATGGCAAAGCAGTAGATTGGTGGAGCCTTGGTGCATTGATGTATGACATGTTGATTGGGCAG CCACCGTTCACTGGAGACAACCGTACAAAAACTATTGAGAAAATACTGAAAGGAAAACTAATGTTACCGGCCTACCTCACACACGACGCCCGGGAGCTCATACGGCGTCTAATGAAGCGCTCGGAGACGCAACGCTTGGGCGCCACGGGCGCGGCCGCCGTCCGTGGCCATTCCTTCTTCAAACATGTCCACTGGGACGAAGTCTTCGCGCGTCGATTAGAGCCTCCTATCAAACCACGATTG acaagCGACGATGACGTTTCCCAATTTGACACAAGATTCACTCTACAAACACCAATTGATTCGCCAGATGAGTCAACACTCAGTGCAAGCGCCAACTTAATGTTCCAG GGCTTCACGTACGTGGCGCCGTCAGTGATGGACGAGATCCACAAGCCGCGCGTGATCACGGCGCGCTCGCCGCGTCGCCCGCGCCCGCACCACCACCACGCGTTCGCGCCGCCCTCCGCCGCGCACGCGCACCCGCAACAGGAAGACCTCATGGATGTACAAG GCCTAGAATAA